Genomic DNA from Ctenopharyngodon idella isolate HZGC_01 chromosome 1, HZGC01, whole genome shotgun sequence:
tttgtttgaaaACACGAGTGCTGTTCATCAAAAACAGAGGCTTGATCATACATAAATATGAGTTTTATTTCCAAATAATATCAAAACAATTCAACTGAACAGATATTCTGATGCTTCGAGACatgatgagtgtgtgtgtgtgtgtgtgtgttttctactGGTAATACAGCTCCAGGTTCATGCCGTCATGGATTTCATCTGATGATCAGAGTCAAAGATATGAACAATTTCACATAATAGACAGACTGAATGTTTCATACAGACACACTAACTCACATATGATATAATCTTAACACTTTACAGTATGGTTTCATTTGCTGACATTAGTAACTTCATTAGTTAACCTGAACTAACAATGATTTCTACAGCTTTCATTCATCTtaatcattcatgttaatttcaacatttactgacACATTAATAAAACCAAACGTtgcatctgttaatattatttaatgcagattaaaaaaaaatctaattatgcaaataaattaataaaaacaaattattataatatgtatTCATATCTAACACAATTGATGTGACTGTAGAGAATGTTTTCTGTAATCATGAGATTAATAACAGTTTCTCTGTTACGTTTCTCTTcagataataattaatattactgtatAAATTGGTCTTTCAAACATGAACACCTCTGATTTAAAGCTTCTGAGTTTACATTactgttgggtaagttactctaaaaaaattactagctactaataACTTATTTACCAGTGTAATTAGATATAGAATATACTAATTACTCTACAcaacctaggtgtatatgactatcttctttcagacgaacacataAATATCCtgcctcttccaagctttatgatgtagtgaatggggggtgagattttgaagcacaaaaaagtgcatccattcatcataaatataatccatatgactccaggtggttaataaaggccttatgAAGCAAAGTGATTGGTTTCTGTAcgaaaaatattgatttttaaaacttcataaaCGCTATACCGCACAAGTTGACTTGCGGCATGTAGGAGTGTCGTAAGCTcagacgcctctcacggtttaaacaaatatggctgtgcaacaaactcaaactCCTCTTCTCGTATATCAAAattctctgacatttctctttaaaaatcctgttttagacttctaatttttatgaccattgttttgttttgctctctcctcatCATCACGTCatgtgtcgggtcagaggtcactctccCGCCGCAAATCAATGTGTACAgccgtctgctggaagctagttattatagttaataaggttttaaatatggatatttttcttacagaaacccatcgcttcgcttcagaaggcctttattaaccctctggagccgtatggattatttttatgatggatggatgtgcttttttgggcttcaaaatctcaccccccattcactcccatcaTAAAGCTTAGAAGAGTTaggatattattaaatatatctccgactgtgttcatcagaaagaagaaagtcatatacactagGATGGtttcagggtgagtaaagcttgggctaattttcatttttaggtgaactatccctttaatgttagtAAATGCATTAACTAGCGATATACTCTCTACATTCACTATAGACACTGATGAGACTTTTAAAGATTTCCAGGCCCGTCAAAATCCCCTTTTCCATGTGCACCATGTGCTTTTAAAACGGTGCGTAGGGATGTTCTGATCGATCGGCCGATAATGACTCGATCGGTAGTCGCTACATTTGGACGATCTCACAAACCGATCGCAATATGATGACGTAAAACCGTAAAAAGCTCCCGCAGAAGAGGGTTTTTTTTGGAGCATGTAAATGGTATACAGATGAGGTTTTGTGCCACATTCTGCATTGTAACTTTGAGAAACTTTAGTAAACCATAGTAAATCACACATCTTTATTTAGAGAAGGTTGTCTCTATTCAAACGAGCCCGAACACAACATCACATGATGCCTAGATCTTCCTCATGGAGTGACACTGACATGCTGCTCGGCCAAAGCTATAGGATTTACGGATCCGATCACGACGCAGTGTTTACCAATCTCATTTTAAAGTTCAACCAATGGAAACTGGATCGGACAGGACGATGTGGACCAATCGGACACTGTTTTACAGCATCGATCGATCAGATTGGCAGGTCTTGATTTACCGTACGCCACAGGATAGAAGAATCTTATTACTTCTTATTCTAtgtaattataaatatctttgtgtTATTGTGGTGTTTAGCTCTTATGATCAGTAAAACACTTGTTTGTTTGAAGATTTTTTTGGACTTTTGATAAAAACTGATGGTTCAAAATGCCATAACGTTTGACTGTTTTGAGATGTCAACACAAAATTTGGCCCAGATGCAGTTGACATGATTGTGAACAAGCCCAAAGTTGATTATATGACCTTCCACAATATACTTCCTAATAGTCATCATGTCCCtagtgtaaatgtgtttcagatCATTGATACACTGAGGGACGAGATGAAATGATTGGCGGAGATGAATCAAACCCAACAAAGCGTGTGAAGGATACAGTCTCCCAGTGTCACGTGGTCCTTGAATATGGTGTACCTGCACACAGACACATCACATTATAATCACACTGACTGCTAGATTCTCCACACGTGACGGTCATTCTCACCATTTCTTGAGCACGATCTTGTCCCAGCGCGTGCCCGTCTGAGCCGCGATCAGCTTCTTCAGGTCTCCGATCTTGTCCTCCTGACTGACACACACGGTTAAGACCGACACAACCCTCACAAAACGCAGACACACAGTCAAACTGGGACTGTCACACAGCGCTTCAAAGGATACTTGCATTTGACTCGAACCTTCTTCCCCAAACGGTCGTTACACACCACCTCAATCATCTCTGAAACAGACATCACGTGATTCAAGCACCGCTGTCAATCATTCACGAGCTTTCCTCACTGTGTTATTGATCACAATATGCTgttctgtatatatttttagtaataataatgacattgacttcttttttattatcattacgttctgttttaaataactattattaAATGAGTATCAGTAACGGTCtcttaaatgttattattttaatctcattGAGGCTGTTATGGTTTTCAGCTCATCCAGCAGCATCTTTACCATTAAATGCGAAGGGTTTCGtttaaacacacaaatgtgtTAAATTCTAGAAACAGTCACACTGATTACGCGTGTAAATAATCGACAAACCGAGTGAAGTTTGTAGATTTCTACCTGATTTTTCTGTCGTTTGTTCCCGCAGATAATCAGACGCGTTTCTCACGCAGACTCGCAGGCGTTTGCCGTAAACCAGCGCCGTGAAAACATCCGCTCACGTTTGGCCAATCAGATGCGCGCAAGTTTGACTGACAGCGAGTTTCACCAACGATATTCGCGAAGAGCGTAGAAGGATGAGGTCACCATGGAAATTGCCGCTAATCGATGTAAGGCGTCGtgaatgtcttttttaaaatgtgagaaATTAGAAAGAAGAAACTATCAATCGATTATATCGAATAATGGCAAAATAGAACATAAGAAACTCACAATAACACAAATTACACCACCTTAACCCCGCCAACAGGACacttttttatgtcataatttcgacgtTTTATGTCATAAGTAcgactttttaagtcatattTCGACAGAGTAGGCCTATGTTAACATCGAATTTATCGTTGTTGTGAAACCGCTGTAGCATCACACGTGATATCTGTTAagagtcataattttgactttttatgtcatttttgtaataatttttactttatctttttaatgtcataatttttactttttatgtcataatttacaaaagcatgatttttttttttctcttatgtggcagaaacaagcttccatgggTAAAGTGTTGTTTTCCAGTGCTGCTTCTCTGTCGCCCTCTGTCGGTCAGATGCGCGCACGTTTGACTGACAGCGAGTTTCACCACCGAACCGAACTCTCGCTGCGGGAGGGAGACACCGTCAAAATCATCTCCAAGAAAGCTCACAACGGCTGGTGGAGAGGAGAGGTGTACGGCAGGGTACGACACACACATTTCACACTGCAAAGAGacctaaaaacaacatttactcgccctcatgtagGACCATCTTCAGGAACACAAATGCACATCTTCTCCATAAACTCAGCAccagtttatatttaaaaactttacattttatatCTTGGCTAGGACATTCCTGTAAAAAGATTTTTGATCACACAGAGACTTTTTAAATAggctacattaaaataaagtatttaataaCTGTAAGGATAATGGTAACAATAACTTTAACAATCGCTAAGGATAACTGTCGATAACTGTAGCGATAACTGTAACGATAAATTTAACAACAACTAAGGATACATAACGATAACTAACGATAACTGTAACGATAACTAATAACTAACGATAACTGTAACGATAACTAACTAAAACGTAACGATAACTGTAACAATATATGTAACTAAAACTGTAATGATAACTAACAATAACTAACAACAACTGTAACGTAACTGTAACTAAAAATGTACCGATAACTAAAACGTAACAATAACTGTAACGATAACTGTTAAACTGTAACAATAATTGTAATAACTAAGGATAACTGTAACAGCcgtaacattaaagggttagttcacccaaaaatgaaaattctgtcatttattactcaccctcatgccgttccacacccgtaagaccttcgttcatcttcagaacacaaattaagatatttttgttgaaatccgatggctcagtgaggcctccatagccagcaatgacatttcctctctcaagatccattaatgtactaaaaacatatttaaatcagttcatgtgagtacagtggttcaatattaatattacaaagccacgagaatatttttggtgcgccaaaaaaacaaaataacaacttatatagtgatggccgatttcaaaacactgcttcctgaagcttcagagcgttataaatcagcgtgtcgaatcatgattcggatcgtgtgtcaaaccgccaaactgctgaaatcacgtgactttggcgctccgaaccgctgattcgacacgctgattcataacactccgaagcttcatgaagcagtgttttgaaatcggccatcactatataagtcgttattttgttttttttggtgcaccaaaaatattctcgtggctttataatattaatattgaaccactgtactcacatgaactgatttaaatatgtttttagtacattaatggatcttgagagaggaaatgtcattgctggctatgtaggcctcactgagccatcagatttcatcaaaaatatcttaatttgtgttctgaagatgaatgaaggtcttacgggtgtggaacggcatgagggtgagtaataaatgacattatttttatttttgggtgaactaaccctttaacaatacTTAcctttttattccatggcagaaacaagcttccatacagaTCTCATCTGTGCTGATACGACAGGTTTATGAATAAGAAGGTCATACGTGTTTGCAGCAGCATGAGGACGAGTAAATGATGTTGGTTTCTGTCTGAACCGTCCCGTTCTGTTCACGGTTTATTAACACGAGTGTTCTTCTACAGGTGGGCTTGTTTCCTGCTAATTACGTGGAGGAGGACCATTCAGATTACTGCTGACCAATCAACACCTTCATTCACCGTCACACTGAACGTAACTCTCGCGAGGCCACACGAGCTGCGTCCCGAACTGAGACACAGCCACAATCAGTCGTTTACATGATCTCCGCCTGGGGTTTGTTGGCTTGTATATAGAGAGTTTCCATTCATGAGTGTTTTTCACTAGACGACAGACCAACTGAATGATTTTTGTTTGGATATGTTTGTTCACTTGTTTGGAGTGACTTAATTTAGATTATTTCTCAGATCATCGACTCTTGTGCTTTACGAGATGTTGATATTTCAGTGGATGTAATAAGGTGTTTTTTCCTTGAGATTCTgattaaacatgtttgtttgaaaACACGAGTGCTGTTCATCAAAAACAGAGGCTTGATCATACATAAATATGAGTTTTATTTCCAAATAATATCAAAACAATTCAACTGAACAGATATTCTGATGCTTCGAGACatgatgagtgtgtgtgtgtgttttctactGGTAATACAGCTCCAGGTTCATGCCGTCATGGATTTCATCTGATGATCAGAGTCAAAGATATGAACAATTTCACATAATAGACAGACTGAATGTTTCATACAGACACACTAACTCACATATGATATAATCTTAACACTTTACAGTATGGTTTCATTTGCTGACATTAGTAACTTCATTAGTTAACCTGAACTAACAATGATTTCTACAGCTTTCATTCATCTtaatcattcatgttaatttcaacatttactgacACATTAATAAAACCAAACGTtgcatctgttaatattatttaatgcagattaaaaaaaaatctaattatgcaaataaattaataaaaacaaattattataatatgtatTCATATCTAACACAATGGATGTGACTGTAGAGAATGTTTTCTGTAATCATGAGATTAATAACAGTTTCTCTGTTATGTTTCTCTTcagataatatttaatattactgtatAAATTGGTCTTTCAAACATGAACACCTCTGATTTAAAGCTTCTGAGTTTACATTactgttgggtaagttactctaaaaaaattactagctactaattactTATTTACCAGTGTAATTAGATATAGAATATACTAATTACTCTAcacatcctaggtgtatatgactatcttctttcagacgaacacataAATATCCtgcctcttccaagctttatgatgtagtgaatggggggtgagattttgaagcacaaaaaagtgcatccattcatcataaatataatccatatgactccaggtggttaataaaggccttatgAAGCAAAGTGATTGGTTTCTGtacaaaaaatattgatttttaaaactttataaacgcTATACcgcgcaagttgacttgcggCATGTAGGAGTGTCGTAAGCTcagacgcctctcacggtttaaacaaatatggctgtgcaacaaactcaaactCCTCTTCTCATATATCAAAATTCcttgacatttctctttaaaaatcctgttttagacttctaatttttatgaacattgttttgttttgctctctcctcatCATCACGTCatgtgtcgggtcagaggtcactctccCGCCGCAAATCAATGTGTACAgccgtctgctggaagctagttattatagttaataaggttttaaatatggatatttttcttacaaaaacccatcgcttcgcttcagaaggcctttattaaccctctggagccgtatggattatttttatgatggatggatgtgcttttttgggcttcaaaatctcaccccccattcactcccatcaTAAAGCTTAGAAGAGTTaggatattattaaatatatctccgactgtgttcatcagaaagaagaaagtcatatacactagGATGGtttcagggtgagtaaagcttgggctaattttcatttttaggtgaactatccctttaatgttagtAAATGCATTAACTAGCGATATACTCTCTACATTCACTATAGACACTGATGAGACTTTTAAAGATTTCCAGGCCCGTCAAAATCCCCTTTTCCATGTGCACCATGTGCTTTTAAAACGGTGCGTAGGGATGTTCTGATCGATCGGCCGATAATGACTCGATCGGTAGTCACTACATTTGGACGATCTCACAAACCGATCGCAATATGATGACGTAAAACCGTAAAAAGCTCCCGCAGACGCGCATGTAAAGAGGGTTTTTTTTGGAGCATGTAAATGGTATACAGATGAGGTTTTGTGCCACATTCTGCATTGTAACTTTGAGAAACTTTAGTAAACCATAGTAAATCACACATCTTTATTTAGAGAAGGTTGTCTCTATTCAAACGAGCCCGAACACAACATCACATGATGCCTAGATCTTCCTCATGGAGTGACACTGACATGCTGCTCGGCCAAAGCTATAGGATTTACGGATCCGATCACGACGCAGTGTTTACCAATCTCATTTTAAAGTTCAACCAATGGAAACTGGATCGGACGGGACGATGTGGACCAATCGGACACTGTTTTACAGCATCGATCGATCAGATTGGCAGGTCTTGATTTACCGTACGCCACAGGATAGAAGAATCTTATTACTTCTTATTCTAtgtaattataaatatctttgtgtTATTGTGGTGTTTAGCTCTTATGATCAGTAAAACACTTGTTTGTTTGAAGATTTTTTTGGACTTTTGATAAAAACTGATGGTTCAAAATGCCATAACATTTGATTGTTTTGAGATATCAACACAAAATTTGGCCCAGATGCAGTTGACATGATTGTGAACAAGCCCAAAGCTGATTATATGACCTTCCACAATATACTTCCTAATAGTCATCATGTCCCtagtgtaaatgtgtttcagatCATTGATACACTGAGGGACGAGATGAAATGATTGGCGGAGATGAATCAAACCCAACAAAGCGTGTGAAGGATACAGTCTCCCAGTGTCACGTGGTCCTTGAATATGGTGTACCTGCACACAGACACATCACATTATAATCACACTGACTGCTAGATTCTCCACACGTGACGGTCATTCTCACCATTTCTTGAGCACGATCTTGTCCCAGCGCGTGCCCGTCTGAGCCGCGATCAGCTTCTTCAGGTCTCCGATCTTGTCCTCCTGACTGACACACACGGTTAAGACCGACACAACCCTCACAAAACGCAGACACACAGTCAAACTGGGACTGTCACACAGCGCTTCAAAGGATACTTGCATTTGACTCGAACCTTCTTCCCCAAACGGTCGTTACACACCACCTCAATCATCTCTGAAACAGACATCACGTGATTCAAGCACCGCTGTCAATCATTCACGAGCTTTCCTCACTGTGTTATTGATCACTATATGCTGTTCTGTAcatatttttagtaaaaataatgacattgacttttttattatcattacgttctgttttaaataactattattaAATGAGTATCAGTAACGGTCtcttaaatgttattattttaatctcattGAGGCTGTTATGGTTTTCAGCTCATCCAGCAGCATCTTTACCATTAAATGCGAAGGGTTTCGtttaaacacacaaatgtgtTAAATTCTAGAAACAGTCACATTGATTACGCGTGTAAATAATCGACAAACCGAGTGAAGTTTGTAGATTTCTACCTGATTTTTCTGTCGTTTGTTCCCGCAGATAATCAGACGCGTTTCTCACGCAGACTCGCAGGCGTTTGCCGTAAACCAGCGCCGTGAAAACATCCGCTCACGTTTGGCCAATCAGATGCGCGCAAGTTTGACTGACAGCGAGTTTCACCAACGATATTCGCGAAGAGCGTAGAAGGATGAGGTCACCATGGAAATTGCCGCTAATCGATGTAAGGCGTCGtgaatgtcttttttaaaatgtgagaaATTAGAAAGAAGAAACTATCAATCGATTATATCGAATAATGGCAAAATAGAACATAAGAAACTCACAATAACACAAATTACACCACCTTAACCCCACCAACAGGACacttttttatgtcataatttcgacgtTTTATGTCATAAGTAcgactttttaagtcatattTCGACAGAGTAGGCCTATGTTAACATCGAATTTATCGTTGTTGTGAAACCGCTGTAGCATCACACGTGATATCTGTTAagagtcataattttgactttttatgtcatttttgtaaaaaaatttactttatctttttaatgtcataatttttactttttatgtcataatttacaaaagcatgattttctttctcttatgtggcagaaacaagcttccgtgGGTAAAGTGTTGTTTTCCAGTGCTGCTTCTCTGTCGCCCTCTGTCGGTCAGATGCGCGCACGTTTGACTGACAGCGAGTTTCACCAACGATATTCCAG
This window encodes:
- the LOC127518372 gene encoding ubiquitin-like protein 5; amino-acid sequence: MIEVVCNDRLGKKVRVKCNQEDKIGDLKKLIAAQTGTRWDKIVLKKWYTIFKDHVTLGDYEIHDGMNLELYYQ